A segment of the Aromatoleum aromaticum EbN1 genome:
ACAATTGAACGAGCCGCAGAGTTTCAATCGCGTGTATGTGTGCGGATTGTCGAGGTCTCGCCGGCGTGACGACGCTTTCGAACAGCCAGCTCGTGTGGTGATCCTTGGCCTGAAGGAGCTGCTCCCGCTGCAATGCGAGCGGCTGCGGGCGTTCGGCGAAATACCGAAAGCGGGGCGAACGGACGGCGGGGCGAACGCTGCCGCCCGAAGCTCAGGCAGTGAGGTCGAGAAGCCCGGCAAAGGCTTCTTCGAACTGGCGCAGTCCTTCGTCCTGCAGACGCTTCCCGGCCGTCGTCATGTCGATGCCGAGCCTTTCCAGTGCAGCGAACTGCGCTCGCGCCGCGTCGACATCCCGGTCGAGCGTGCGGGCGACAGTGCCGTGGTCGCGCAGCGCCGCGAGCGTCGCGTCGGGCAGCGTGTTGACCGTCTCCGGCCCGATCAGCGGTTCGACGTACATGAGGTCGCTGTAAGCGGCGTTCTTCGTCCCGGTGCTCGCCCAGAGCATGAGCTGCGGCCGTGCGCCGGCGCTGCGCAGGCTGGCGAACGCGGGACCGTGGAAGCGTTCGCGATAACGCTCGTACGCGAGCTTCGCCATCGCGACGGCGGATTTTCCGCGCAGCGCGAGCGCAGCGTCACTACCGATCTCGCCGAGCTGACTGTCGAGCAGCGTGTCCACGCGGCTCAGGAACAGGCTCGCGACCGACATCACGCGCCCGACGTCGCCTCCCGCCTGCTGCCAGGCCGCGAGGCCGCCCAGGTAGGCTTCGGCGACTGCGTCGACGTGCGCCAGCGAGAACATCAGCGTCACGTTCACGCTCACTCCGTGTCCGGTCAGCTGCTCGATGGCTTCGAGGCCGGCGGAGGTTGCGGGCACCTTGATCAGCACATTGTCGCGCCCGACCGCATGCTTCAGGCGCAGCCCGGCAGCGACGGTCCGCGCCGTGTCGTGCGCGAGCGCCGGCGACACTTCGAGACTCACGTAGCCGGCATTGCCGCGGCTCTCGTCGAACACCGGGCGCAGCAGGTCGCAGGCGCGCTGCACGTCCGGGATCACGAGCCGCTCGTAGCGGGTTTCGGCGTCGATCGCTTCGCCCTTGAGACGGGCGAGGTCTTCTTCGTAGTAGCGTCCGCCGGCGATCGCCTTGTGGAAGATCGCCGGATTGGTCGTGACGCCGGCGATGCCGTCCGCGGCGATCAGTTGGGCAAGGTGCCCTTCGTTGAGAAGGGTGCGGGAAAGATTGTCGAGCCAGACCTGCTGGCCTTCGGCGCGTACGCGGAGCAGAGGATTCATGGATGACTGCGATGAGAGGTTGCTCGAGGATTCATTGTGCTATGAATCATCGGGCGCCGAAAGCTTGCACGACCCGGCGCGGGCCTCGCTTGGCAGCCCCCGTGCGGGGGCTGCCGCCGCGCGATTCGGGCAGTCGGCCGCCGCAAATCACCGGTGTTCCGGGCGAGGGCGGCCGCGCGCAGGCGTCGTTCAGATCGCCACGCCCGAAGCGTCGAAAAGGCCTTCGAACAGGATCGAGCTGAGGTAGCGTTCGCCCGAGTCCGGCAGCACTACGACGATCGTCTTGCCGGCATTCTCCGGGCGCTGGGCGATGCGCGCAGCTACCGCCACCGCGGCGCCGCAGGAGATGCCGGAGAGGATGCCTTCCTCGCGCGCGAGCCGATGCGCGTAGAGAATCGCGTCTTCGTTGCTGACCGTCTCGACGGCGTCGATCAGCGACAGGTCGAGCACTTTCGGCACGAAGCCGGCGCCGAGTCCCTGGATCTTGTGCGGCCCCGGCTTGAGCGGCTCTCCGGCGCGCGTCTGCGTCAGTACCGGGCTGGCTTCCGGTTCAACCGCGACCGAAACGATCGGCTTGCCCCGCGTCTCCTTGAAGTAACGCGACACGCCCGTGATCGTCCCGCCGGTACCGACGCCGGAAATGAAGATATCGACGTTGCCGTCGGTGTCGTTCCAGATCTCCGGGCCTGTCGTCGACGCGTGGATCGCCGGATTTGCGGGGTTGTTGAACTGTTGCAGCAGCACGTAGCGACCGGGGTCGGACGCGGCGATCTCCTCGGCTTTCGCGATCGCGCCGTTCATGCCCTTGGCTCCCTCGGTCAGCACCAGCTTCGCGCCGTATGCGACGAGGAGCTTGCGCCGTTCGACGCTCATCGTCTCGGGCATCGTCAGCGTGATCGGGATGCCGCGCGCGGCGGCGACGAACGCCAGCGCGATGCCGGTGTTGCCGCTCGTCGGCTCGACGATTTCCTTGCCGGGGCCGAGCAGGCCGCGTTGCTCGGCGTCCCAGATCATCGCAGCGCCGATACGGCATTTCACCGAATAGGCGGGGTTGCGGCCTTCGATTTTCGCAAGGACGGTCGCCGTGGCGCCGTCGGTGACGCGATTCAGCTTGACCAAGGGTGTCTTGCCGATCGACAAGGCATTGTCGGAATACCAGTTCGACATAATCGGACTCCATGAAAGAGTGGAATGAATGCTCACGGCCCCGGCCCGTTCGGGCGCGAGGGCCGAGACACGGATCGACGAATGAACGAGAGCAGCTTCAGACAGGAAGATTACGACAGTCGGCGTCGGTTTAGCGAAGAACCTCTCCGATGACTCGTGACTGCGAGGCATCCGCGCGCGAAGCGGCCGGCTGCATCCACCCTGCTTGCGGCACTGCAGCCGGGGCGATGCGCTTCCAGCCGGCGGCACGACGTGTTTCACGAACGAAACACTTCGCGATGGCCAGGTTACTGAAAAAAACGAGCTACTACAAAGCCTTGTCTTTGAATCCGGCGAAAGAGCCGGGTTTTGCCACGGCAAGGTTGTACAACTTCTGAACAGTCAGGCATGCATCTCGTCGAGACCAATGCCGCTGCGACAGAATAGGTGACGTTCAATCAATACCTTGGCGGCGCCGCGCATCAATGGCACAGCTCTTGCGCAAGGTCGGCACCGGGCTTGGCATGGGGCTGGCCCTGGCTCTCGAAGGGGAAGTGCAATGAGAAAAACATTGATTTCAGCCGCGATCGGACTTGCCTTTGGTCTTGCCGGGCAAGCTTGGGCGAATCCGGTGAATACGGTCACGGACACTACCGACGACAACACGCAAACCGCAACGGCGAATTCGACGCAGAGCGGACCCGGACCACAAGCGAACGAGTATTCGAACGCTACCGATAACACGGATAACCGCGTCGACAACTCGGACAATTCGGACAACCGGACGGACAACAACTCCGACAATCGCGTCGACAACTCCGACAATTCCGACAATCGCGTCGACGACAACTCCGATAACCGCGTCGACAACTCGGACAACTCGGACAACCATATCGACGACGACTCGGACAATCGCGTCGACAACACGAACAACTCCGATCAGAACAACGACAAGAGCGCCGGCGACAATCGCAACAACGACGGCACGGCGCGCGCCGAGGGCTATGGCACGGCCGCGGCGAACAACGGCTCGACCTCGACGGCTACGTTCACCAACGCATTCAATACCACTGAGGTAATGGCGATTGCGACCCTCAACGGCACGGTCAGCGGCGTGTCCGTGAGCAACGTCGGCAACATCGCGACAAACCACGGCAGCGCATACGGCGGCAATGGGGCGGCCGGCGGAGCCGGCAATGGCGGCGACGGGATCGGCGGGAATGCCAATGGCGCGGGCGGTGCCGGCGGAGCAGCCGCAGGTGGGGAAGGTGGCATGGGCAGCAATGGCGGGGACGGCGCCGGTGGGGCCGCCGCCAGTGGCACTGCGAACGGCGCCACCGGATCGACTGGCGGAAGTGCTTATAGCGCCAACGGGGATGGTGGCGACGGCAGCGGTGGTGGCGGCTCGGGCAGCGCCAGCAACGGTTCGAGCGGTGGCTCGGGCGTCCCGGGCGGGGAGGGTGGCCTGGCCGGAGGCGCGGGTAATTCGGGCGACTCGAGTGCGGCCGCCAATGGCGGCAGCGGGACCGGCGGCGCGGGCGGCACGGCCACCAACACAGCGGGCAACGGCGGCAACGGCGGCACGGCGACCAGCGGCGCTGCGACCGCCGGTAACGGCACTGCCGGCAACGGCGGCAACGGCGGCAACGGCGGCACCAACACGGCCGGCAACGGCGGTGACGGCGGCACGAACACTGCGGGTGCCGGAACGGGCGGTGCGGGTACAGGCGGCGCCGGCGCTGCGGGCGGCGCGGGTGGCACGGCGTATGCCGATGCAGGCGCCTTCAACATGTCCAACACCGTCGGCGGCGGCAGCCTGGCCAACTCGGCCGGCATCTCGATGACCTCGCTGAACAGCGGCATCGGTGCACTCGTGCAGCAAAGCGCAAACGTTCAGGCCAACCTGACGGTGCGGTAAGCAGCACGATCGAGCCGGGGGAGAAGCTTCCCCCGGCTTCACCTTTGCAGTCGAGGAGTGAAGCCATGAGACAGGTACTGCCCCTGCTGACTCTCGGTATCGCGCTGGCCCTCCTGGCCGGCGGCACCCGCCTCGTGCATGCCGACGACGTCGTGATGCTCGGGGACGCGCAATCCGTCGCGCTGCAGCGCCCGGCGCAGAGGCTGATGGGCGGGCCTACGGTGGATGACGCGGTGCTTTCGGGGCAGCGCGGTGGCGCCGATACGCACATCAGCGAAATACGCGCGGTCGGTTCGATGAGCGAAGTTTCCGTGTCGGATGCCGTCACCGGCTACAACCTGATCACCGAGGGCGCATTCGCCAATGCGAACATGATGGGAACCGTGGTCCAGAACAGCGGCAACGGCGTCATGATCCAGAACGCGGTAATCCTCAATCTCGAGGTGAAATGACGAGGCCGTCATGAAAGTCCGCCCGCTGTTCTTCATCGCGCTGCTGGGCGCGTCGGTGTGCCAGCCTGCGGCGGCGCAATCCGATCCGGCCAGGATTCTGGGGCCGTCCGGGAGCAGTTATGCAGTGCCCGTGACGAGCCTGAAAGGGGCGCGCTTCGTGTCGACGCTGCGTCAGCAATACGATTTCAGTTGCGGCTCCGCGGCGGTCGCGACGCTGCTCACGCATCATTACGACCGCAAGGTCGACGAAGTCGAGGTGTTCAAGCACATGTTCGAGCGCGGCGACCAGGCGAAGATCCGACGCGAGGGTTTTTCGATGCTCGACATGAAACTCTATCTCGACAGCAGCGGCTTTCGCGCCGAAGGCGTGCGCGCGTCGCTCGACCAGCTTTCCGCGGCACGTGTCCCGGCAATCGCGCTGATCAGGGAAAACGGCTACGCGCACTTCGTCGTGGTCAAGGGCCTGCGGGCGAAACGCGTCGTCATCGGCGACCCGGCAATGGGGACGCGCGTGCTCGATCGTACCGACTTCGAACGCTTCTGGACCAACGGCATCCTGCTCGTCATCAACGACCAGCCCGAGCGTGCCCGCTTCGACCGCGACGAGGACTGGCGCGTCCGGCCTCCGGCGCCGATCGGGCAGGGGATCGGCGGCAATGCAACGGACGTCCTGCTGCTGCGCCGCGGGCCGATGGATTTTTGAGTCTTTTCGATGATCACTTTGCGGAACAAACGCGTGGCCGGGCTCATGGCGATGCTCGCCGTAGGTGCCGGAATCCCGGAAATTCCGCTCCGGTTGCTGGAGCATGCGTATGCGGCGGACGATGTGGTCGAAGGTTTCTTCCCTGCACTGTGTGCCGACGACATGCCGCCCGCCGAACTCCTCGCGCTCGCCGACTGGCCGCTGGATGCCGAAGGGATCGGCTGCCGGCCCCACCCCGGGGTGCTCGACGCGCTCGCTGCGGCGTCGAACGACGGAAGTCGCCCGGGAACGATATCGCGGCGCCTGGCCGAATACGTCCTGTCGCTCGATGTTCCGCCTGGAGCCTCCGAAGAGAGTGCGCTGCCGGAGTCCCCGCGGGCCCCGCTCGCGAACGGCGCGAACGCAAGGCTTCCTGGTGCTGCGGCCGCCACGCCTTTCGCCGTGTCGGCGCCGGATTCGTACCAGTCCGTGCCGCTCGCCGCGCTCGGCGAACCGCTCCCGACGCCCGCGCCGTCAACCGTAGCGGCGCGCGACCCCGACCTGGAACCGGTCCCTCAGATACTCGTGGAAGGCCGCCCACCCGAGGGCGAGAAGATGCTGTTCTCCGGTCTGCTGGTCGATGACGACACGCTCGGTGGCCTGCGTGGCGGCTTCGAGACACCGGGCGGACTGGTGCTTTCGTTCGGTATCGAGCGGGTGGTCCTCATCAACGGCGTGCTGTCGAGCACGACGACGCTGAACGTCGCCGATCTGAGCCAGCTCGCCGGCGGTGCGGCGGGCCTGCAGGCGCTGCCCGTCGGCACCAGCGTGGGCCTGATCCAGATCGGGGCGAACAACAGCTTCGATCCGGCCGTGCTCGCCTCCGGCTCCTTCGCGACGGTGATCCAGAACAGCCTCGACAATCAGAAGATTCAGACGGTCACGACGATCAATGCGCAGGCCAACAGCATGGATATGCTGCGCGCCCACCGACTCGGAGAGTCGTTGAGGAATGCTTTGAACAGTTCGTTGCTCAGGTGAAAGACCGGAGTCGGGCCGACACGGAGGAACTCGCCGGCAACAGTGTTTGATTACGGAACCGCTGTTGCCGGCGAGCGCGCTTTACAGCGTGATCGGCATCCGCAAGGTCAGTTGCAGGTCCGGTGTGTCCTCGGTGAGACCGGCGCCGACCGACAGGTTCAAAGTCCGGTTCGGCGCCATGCGGTAGGAGTAGCCGAGCAGCAGGGTGCCGAGCTGAACGCGCACTGAAGTCGCTGCGGTCTCGCCGTTCTGCTTGACCTTTCCGACCGACAGGTGGTCGTAGCCGATGCTGAACGAGGAGCGCTCGTTCAGTGCGAGACCCATGCCGAAGTTGAAACCGAAAGCGCCGCCCGGCTGGACTTCGCCGAGCTCGATGTCGCCCTCGTTCGTCTTCTGCTTCACGTTGTCGCGCTTGAAGCTGTATTGGTAGCTGACGCCGCCGAAAAAGACCACGGGGTCGGAAGGAATCAGCACCGTCAGGCCCGGCTGGAGAGAGTAGAACCCCGAGCCGGTCGGAATTTCGGTCTGAAGACCCACTCCCCCGGTCGTCGATCTGATCGTCCTGTCGATTTCGACTTCGAACGGATCCGTTCCGGTGCGCGACTTGAAGCGCAGCGACGCGATGTAGTACGGCCGGTCGGCCCCGCCGTCGTTGAGCTGGTACCGGCCGGTCAACTCGATGTCGCCGATGTCGTCCCCGTCCGTGTCGAATACCTCGGGATTGGCACTTCCTACGGCCACTTCCCGGCTCACGCTCGAATCCCAGCGATAGACGTACGGAATTTTCGCCTCGAGTTCGAAGCGGTTCGTAATGCCGCGTCGCACGGTCAGCGCCGCGGTCAGTGAGTTGCTCTTGACCTCCCGAACATCGATCAGACCGATCAGGAGTGCGGGGATGATCGTGTAGCCGATCAGTGCAATGCGATTGCTCGAGGAATACGCATACTGCAGCGAAGGCTCGAGGATCCACGTCCCTCGCGGCGTCAGCACGCCCGGCTGTTCGAAGATCGGTGCGACCGGGGGCGGGCGGTTGTCGGTGCGGGTCGGCGCCTCGCCGACAGGACGCTGCACCGGTGCCTGGGCGACCTGTTGCGCGGGCGTGCTGCCTGCCGGGGGCGGCGGCGCGGCGACCGTGGCGGGGATGGCGGGCGCGGCCGGCGGAGAACCTCGGCCGCTGATGCCGCTGATGTCCAGCGCACGACGCATGTCGTGCAGTACTGCCTGCTGGCGCGACAGATCCTGCTGCAGCGATTCGATCTGCCGGCTCTGTTCCTCGATCCGCTGTCTAAGTGTATCGACGCTGCCGTCGAAAGCCGCGTCATCGGCAGCGTGGAGGAACGGGCTCGATGCGGCCAGCACCAGCCCGGCCACGCTGCAGCCCACGACGGCGCCGGACCGGCGTCCCGAGGTTTTCATGGTTATCCCCCCTGTATTTCCTGTCTTCGATATTGGCGGCCGGTCACGGCTAAAGAACGATTTTCAGGCGGTCCATCATGCGATACAGCGTCACGCGCGAAATGCCGAGTTGCCGCGCCACTTCCGAAACGTTGTTGCGGTACTTGTGGAGACTGCTGACGATGACTTCCTTTTCGACTGTCGCACGCACTTCGTCGAGCGTCGGGCCGACGCCGGACATCTCCGGGGGGGCGATGCCCAGGTCGGCGGCGGCGATGAGCTTGGACTCGGTCATGATCATGGCGTACTGAACGCGGTTGATCAGTTCGCGCACGTTGCCCGGCCACGGGTATTCCCACATCGCATGGACCGCCTCCGAGCTGAAGCCTTTCACCTGCGAACTCTTCTGGTGCCGGTTCTGGGCGAAGATCGAATTGGCGAGCAACGGAATGTCGCTGGTGCGTTCGCGCAGGGGCGGCACCTTGAGATGCAGGACGTTGAGCCGATAGAAAAGATCTTCGCGAAACCGCCCCTGCTCGACGGCGCGCTCGAGGTCGACGTGCGTCGCCGCGATCACCCGCACGTCGACGCGGATGCGCTGCGTGGAGCCGACGCGCACGATCGTCTTTTCCTGCAGGAAGCGCAGCAGGTTCACCTGCAGATCGAGGGGCAGGTCGCCGATTTCGTCGAGGAACAGGATGCCGCGATGCGCGGCTTCGATGTTTCCGATCTTGCGCTGGTGGGCTCCTGTGAACGCGCCGCGCTCGTGGCCGAAAAGCTCGGACTGGATGAGATTCGGCGCAATCGCACCGCAGTTCATCGTGACGAACGGCCAATCCGCCCGGGCGGAATAGCGGTGGATCGCGTGTGCCACGAGTTCCTTGCCGGTGCCCGATTCGCCGCCGATCAGCACCGGCGCGTCGACACCGACGATCTTGTCGATCTGGCTGAAGAGCTGAAGCATCCTGGCGTGGCGTCCGACCATGCCGAACCGGCTGTCGCCTTGCCCGGTTCGAGTCGAGCAGTCCTCGATGCTCTGCAGCATCAATGCCTTGCCGTAAGCATGGCCCAGCGTCACCATCAGCCGCTCGCGATCGAGCGGCAGCGTGTGAAAGTCGTGGAAATTGCGCAGCACCATCGGCCCGTGCTGCTGGTTGCGCAGCAGATCCTTGCCGAGGATCGCGATCCATTCGACGTCGTTGGAGATCAACGCTTCCATTTCGCGCGGCGGCCAGGGGTGGGTCGAACTGAAAGCCACCAGCCCGACCAGCGGCGAGCCGGCGGTCAACGCCTTGCGGGCCTCGTCGATGGATGAAACCACCTGAAGTTCCCAGCCGGTCAAGCCCATGCTCCTCAGGTCGGCGGCCACATCGCCCGTCTGGTCCAGCAGCAAGCCTTTACGTTTCGTCATCAGGGGTGTCCCTTTCCGCTCCGGACATAACGGCCTTCATTTTCTTTCGTGTCGAATCGAAATATCCCTGTCGTTCGTCCCAATGCATTTCAGTCCCGGAATGAACCTGCCCTACGAAGCAAGAACCATGCGAATAACGAATGAATCGCATTCTCCGCTCAGTGTGCAGACTTCATCGAGCCGGGCCGAACATGTCGAATGCAAGCGAGGAATATTCCGCGTCAATCGGAATCGCTGAGCGAAGCAGCCGACTCATACCGAATCAATATTTGTTGATGCCTGAGCGGCCACGCCTGAAACGACCGCTTCGGCATACCTTGCCTGGGGGTTTCAGGCTTCAGAGACGCCGGTAGAAAGCACCCGAATACGCCCCAGTTTGGGGAAGTGCGAACGACGAAACTGCGCATGTCGATGCAGCGGGAAACGCAACAAAAGTGCGCCCAGCGTGAGTTCCAGGAAATCGGCGCGCGTTTCCTGTCGCATTTTTCACCCTGGCCGGCTACCCGAATTTGATCGTGACGAAAATACATACGACATGAGTTCTCACGACGCGCTGTCCGGCGACAGCGCCCCGGGTGTAAGAAATGCCGACAGCGGCTCGAGCCGCCAGGCCGAAGAAATTGCGGCGGCTGCAGGATCGGCCCCCAGCGTGAGCGTACGAGGGAGACCGCTGATGCGATCAGCCTGGTTCAAAGAGTAGGGCCCGACGAAGTGCCACGACGCCGCTTGACGCGCCGGAAAAACGGAGATCGGTGTAAAGAGTCCTGACGACGCATGGTGGAGGACCTCTCGGCGTCAGTCGCGATAGCGGCTCCGGCAACGGCTCCGCGCCGGAGCCGCACGGGGTTGGCGACAGAGGGAGCGCTCGATCCCTGGCACCCGTTCGTCCTCGCGAACCATATTCCCCCCCCCGCAGCGCGGTCAGTCCCGGCCTACTTCACGCTTGTCGGCCGCTGCGTGCACGACGTTCGATTTCCGTACGTTCCTCCGTTTTTCGATCGGCCGTTTCGATCGGTCGCGCTTGTTGCGACGCAATGACAAATATTTTGAAAGCCTGTCTTCGTCTGTTTTTCACTGTTGCTGCATCGCAGCGGAAGAAGGATGGCACGGACAGTGCAATAGGACCTCCGGGGGCCGGAAGAATCGGCGACTCGCTAATCAAGAGGAGATGGAGATAAACATGGAAGCCCTACAGGCATCACAAGTACAGGTCATGGGCATCGATGCCGGCGGCACGATGACCGACACGTTCTTCGTCCGCGAAGACGGGCGCTTCGTAGTCGGCAAGGCACAGAGCAATCCGGCCGACGAGTCCCTCGCAATTTTCAACTCGTCGCAGGACGCGCTGGCCCATTGGGAGCGCGACGTCGATGAGGTCTATCCGGAACTCGTCACCTGCGTCTATTCGGGCACTGCGATGCTGAACCGCATCCTGATGCGCAAGGGCCTCGACGTCGGGCTGATCTGCAACCGCGGCTTCGAGCAGATCCATTCGATGGGCCGCGCGCTGCAGAGCTACCTCGGCTATGCGCTGGAAGACCGCATCCATCTCAACACGCACCGCTACGACGAGCCGCTGGTGCCAGTGTCCCGCACGCGTGGCGTCGCCGAGCGCACCGACGTGCAGGGCAAGGTCGTGATCCCGCTGCGCGAGGACGAAGTGCGCCAAGCCACCCGCGAGCTGGTCGAGGCCGGGTCCCAGGCGGTCGTGATCTGCCTGCTGCAGTCGCACAAGAACGAGACCAGCGAGCAGCGCGCCCGCGACGTGGTCAAGGACGAGCTGAAGAAGCTCAAGGTGGACATTCCGGTGTTCGCGTCGGTGGATTACTACCCGTCGCGCAAGGAAAGCCACCGGATGAACACCACGATTCTCGAAGCGTATGGTGCCGAGCCGTCGCGCCAGACGCTGAAGAAAGTCAGCGACCGCTTCAAGAAGCACGGCGCGAAGTTCGATCTGCGCGTCATGGCGACGCATGGCGGCACGATCAGCTGGAAGGCGAAGGAACTGGCGCGCACGATCGTCTCGGGCCCAATCGGCGGCGTCATCGGCTCGAAGCTCCTCGGCGAGTACCTGGGTGACGAGAACATCGCGTGCTCGGACATCGGCGGCACGTCGTTCGACGTCGCGCTGATCACCAAGGGCAGCTTCGCGATCAAGTCCGACCCGGACATGGCCCGCCTGGTGCTGTCGCTGCCGCTCGTCGCGATGGACTCGGTCGGCGCGGGCGCGGGCAGCTTCGTGCGCCTCGATCCGTACAGCAAGTCGATCAAGCTCGGCCCGGACAGCGCCGGCTACCGCGTCGGCACATGCTGGCCGGAAAGCGGCCTCGACACGGTATCGGTGTCCGACTGCCACGTCGTGCTCGGTTACCTCAACCCGGACAACTTCCTCGGCGGCGCGATCAAGCTCGATGTGCAGCGCGCCCGCGACCACATCAAGGTGCAGATCGCCGACCCACTCGGCCTGTCGGTCGAGGACGCCGCGTCCGGCGTCATCGAGCTGCTGGATCTGACGCTGTCCGAGTACCTGCGCGCCAACATCAGCGCGAAGGGCTACAACCCGGCCGAATTCACGTGCTTCTCGTACGGCGGCGCGGGTCCGGTGCATACCTACGGCTACACCGAAGGCGTCGGCTTCAAGGACGTCGTCGTGCCCGCGTGGGCGGCGGGCTTCTCGGCGTTCGGCTGCGCGTGCGCGGACTTCGAGTATCGCTACGACAAGTCGGTCGACCTCGGGGTGGCGCAGTTCGCGAGCGACGAGGTGAAGGCGGCGGCCTGCGTGAGCCTGCAGGCGGCGTGGGAAGAGCTGGCGGTCAAGGTCATCGACGAATTCATCATCAACGGCTACAAGCCGGAGGACGTGCTGCTGATCCCTGGCTACAAGATGCAGTACATGGGGCAGCTGAACGACCTCGAAATCGTGTCGCCGGTATCCACGGCGGCGACGGCGGGCGACTGGAACCAGATCATCGAGGCCTTCGAGACGACCTACAGCCGCGTCTATGCCAACTCGGCGCGCTCGCCGGAACTGGGTTTCTCGATCACTGGCGCGATCCTGCGCGGCATGGTCGTGACGCAGAAGCCGGTGCTGCCGGAAGACGCCGACTGCGGCCCGACGCCGCCGAAGGAAGCCTATCTCGGCACTCGTCCGTTCTATCGCCACAAGCGCTGGGTCGAGGCCACGCTGTGGAAGATGGAATCGCTCAAGGCCGGCAATCACATCGTCGGTCCCGCGATCATCGAGTCCGACGCGACGACCTTCGTCGTGCCCGACGGTTTCGAAACGACGGTCGACAAGCACCGCCTGTTCCATCTCAAAGAAGTGAAGTAAGGAGAGGAGACCCATCATGAATATGCTGACAAACAAGGAAGTTGGCTTTGCCGACCTGCTGAAGAACGGCCAGACGCTCAAGCAGTTCCGCGACGGCATCATCGAGCGCACGAAAGCCAGTGGCTGCTACAACGGCATCGAGAAGCTGGAGTTCCGCGACAGCGATCCGATCGGCTACGAGAAGCTGTTCTCCAAGCTGCGCGGCGGGCTGGTGCATGCCCGCGAGACCGCGAAGAAGATTGCTGCGAGCCCGATCGTCGAGCAGGAAGGCGAGCTGTGCTTCACGCTATACAACGCCGCGGGCGACTGCGTGCTGACCTCGACCGGCATCATCATCCACGTCGGCACGATGGGCGCGGCGATCAAGTACATGATCGAGAACAACTGGGAAGGCAACCCCGGCATCAATCCCCGCGACATGTTCACGACCAACG
Coding sequences within it:
- a CDS encoding hydantoinase/oxoprolinase family protein; amino-acid sequence: MEALQASQVQVMGIDAGGTMTDTFFVREDGRFVVGKAQSNPADESLAIFNSSQDALAHWERDVDEVYPELVTCVYSGTAMLNRILMRKGLDVGLICNRGFEQIHSMGRALQSYLGYALEDRIHLNTHRYDEPLVPVSRTRGVAERTDVQGKVVIPLREDEVRQATRELVEAGSQAVVICLLQSHKNETSEQRARDVVKDELKKLKVDIPVFASVDYYPSRKESHRMNTTILEAYGAEPSRQTLKKVSDRFKKHGAKFDLRVMATHGGTISWKAKELARTIVSGPIGGVIGSKLLGEYLGDENIACSDIGGTSFDVALITKGSFAIKSDPDMARLVLSLPLVAMDSVGAGAGSFVRLDPYSKSIKLGPDSAGYRVGTCWPESGLDTVSVSDCHVVLGYLNPDNFLGGAIKLDVQRARDHIKVQIADPLGLSVEDAASGVIELLDLTLSEYLRANISAKGYNPAEFTCFSYGGAGPVHTYGYTEGVGFKDVVVPAWAAGFSAFGCACADFEYRYDKSVDLGVAQFASDEVKAAACVSLQAAWEELAVKVIDEFIINGYKPEDVLLIPGYKMQYMGQLNDLEIVSPVSTAATAGDWNQIIEAFETTYSRVYANSARSPELGFSITGAILRGMVVTQKPVLPEDADCGPTPPKEAYLGTRPFYRHKRWVEATLWKMESLKAGNHIVGPAIIESDATTFVVPDGFETTVDKHRLFHLKEVK